The Aphelocoma coerulescens isolate FSJ_1873_10779 chromosome 2, UR_Acoe_1.0, whole genome shotgun sequence genome contains a region encoding:
- the PRDM14 gene encoding LOW QUALITY PROTEIN: PR domain zinc finger protein 14 (The sequence of the model RefSeq protein was modified relative to this genomic sequence to represent the inferred CDS: substituted 1 base at 1 genomic stop codon) → MALSLAGESVPGDGGDSLGMSPAGLASYFPSFLPPSQYFETAPDFFQPLKPLGGLVSSSPPLPPFTFSRVPAFLSQPPPLPPEPFPSLPLPVYTSPPRRAARSPGADGAAGQSYRYHFTEEELNAVLYGALRSSQPTGNLHAISGLRVSPASSGKGVFDGGERGAQGDIGRQVASALPLNQACGRVRGQGCGLLRPAARPGLAAATRRXGPGPSAPRPPAPRRAALSPLSPAGLAVLRVAYGDVSQLGVFCTDPIPKGVRFGPFQGKVVNTSEIKTYDDNSLMWEIFEYGGLSHFIDGKGAAGNWMSLVNCARFPEEQNLTAIQCQGQIFYESCKEIFPKQELLVWYGDCYVQFLGIPISLKGMVEGKKPPQHPEEAGESFKCERCGKVFAYKYYRDKHLKYTRCVDQGDRKFPCHLCDRSFEKRDRLRIHILHVHEKHRPHKCSVCGKSFSQSSSLNKHMRVHSGERPYKCVYCNKAFTASSILRTHIRQHSGEKPFKCKHCGKAFASHAAHDSHVRRTHSKDKGCTCSVCGQHFPEQEDYNFHMKIHAAH, encoded by the exons tttcctccctccctcccagtaCTTCGAGACGGCACCCGACTTCTTCCAGCCCCTGAAACCCCTGGGCGGGCTGGTTTCCTCCTCCCCGCCTCTGCCTCCCTTCACCTTCAGCAGGGTCCCCGCTTTTCTGAGCCAgccaccccccctgccccccgaGCCCTTCCCCAGCCTCCCCTTGCCTGTCTACACCAG CCCCCCGCGCAGGGCTGCCCGCAGTCCGGGGGCAGACGGGGCGGCGGGGCAGAGCTACAGGTACCACTTCACCGAAGAGGAGCTCAACGCTGTGCTGTACGGGGCACTCCGGAGCAGTCAGCCGACCGGGAACCTCCACGCCATCTCGGGGCTCCGGGTGTCCCCCGCCAGCTCGGGTAAGGGGGTATTCGACGGCGGCGAGAGGGGCGCACAGGGTGACATCGGGCGGCAGGTCGCTTCTGCGCTCCCACTCAATCAGGCGTGCGGGAGGGTTCGGGGACA GGGCTGCGGACTCCTCCGCCCCGCCGCTCGACCGGGACTCGCTGCAGCTACCCGAAGGTAGGGCCCGGGACCGTccgcgccgcgcccgcccgcgccgcgccgcgccgcgctcAGCCCCCTGTCACCCGCAGGGCTCGCGGTGCTGCGGGTGGCCTACGGGGACGTGTCTCAGCTCGGAGTCTTCTGTACGGACCCCATCCCGAAAGGAGTCCGCTTCGGCCCTTTCCAAGGCAAAGTGGTCAACACGAGCGAGATCAAGACTTACGACGACAACTCGCTGATGTGGGAG ATCTTTGAATACGGTGGCCTGAGCCACTTCATAGACGGGAAGGGCGCCGCTGGCAATTGGATGTCCCTGGTGAACTGCGCCAGGTTCCCCGAGGAGCAGAATTTGACGGCTATCCAGTGCCAGGGACAAATTTTCTACGAGAGCTGCAAGGAAATCTTCCcgaagcaggagctgctggtgtgGTACGGCGATTGCTACGTGCAGTTCCTGGGCATCCCCATCAGCTTGAAGGGCATGGTGGAGGGGAAGAAACCCCCGCAGCATCCCGAAG AAGCCGGGGAGAGCTTCAAGTGTGAGCGCTGCGGCAAAGTTTTTGCCTACAAGTACTACCGGGACAAACACCTCAAGTACACCCGCTGCGTGGACCAGGGGGACCGCAAATTTCCTTGTCACCTTTGTGACCGATCCTTTGAAAAAAGAGACAGGCTGAGGATCCATATTCTCCACGTTCACGAAAAGCACAGACCTCACAAG tgctctgtgtgtgggaagagcttttcTCAGTCCTCCAGCCTGAACAAACACATGAGGGTTCACTCTGGGGAGCGCCCCTACAAATGTGTCTACTGCAACAAG GCGTTCACAGCGTCCAGCATCCTGCGCACTCACATCCGCCAGCACTCGGGGGAGAAGCCCTTCAAGTGCAAGCACTGCGGCAAAGCCTTCGCCTCGCACGCGGCCCACGACAGCCACGTGCGGCGCACACACAGCAAGGACAAGGGCTGCACGTGCTCCGTGTGTGGCCAGCACTTCCCTGAGCAGGAGGATTACAACTTCCACATGAAGATTCATGCTGCTCATTAG